In Erigeron canadensis isolate Cc75 chromosome 1, C_canadensis_v1, whole genome shotgun sequence, a single window of DNA contains:
- the LOC122583216 gene encoding scarecrow-like protein 27 → MRGMAFEVAAAFPPSLLEPNNNNNNKLKEGSFGSNNNEPISVLDTRRSPSPSTSTSTLSSSFNGGATTTANTTPSLGGTDNPQKWPDSVPQDMGISGYVSNFLANVDNGRKDDWPELQPIPAEFELQQQRFGVGLEDWENLLSESNGTQDQSLRWISGDLDDTNLSLQQLLQSNQIEHNGQIQETTFVSHFSPQNANFLPFCNPDQNPQLVLNQTQFHQHPGFQKVPVFRQNVEKTAVCDVGFVKDSVSNLGFQKGLISNPGHELLNKKPLLVAKQEPPHSAVSPVNNNNHHHHHQYQVICDQLFAAAELMLSGNFSHAQGILARLNHQFASASAPNKPFQRAAFYFKEALQLQLQSNLNPNKNVQPFNGMFKMGAYKMFSEVSPIIQFMNFTSNQTILEAIGDAKNIHIIDFDIGFGAQWSSFIQELPTKNNGGCSLKITAFASPSTHHPIELALMHENLSQFAQEIGISFELEVVNFDSFDPRSFLVSGNETIAVNFPIWSAFTHLAAIPSILHFIKQLSPAIVVSLDRGCERTDLPFPHYLLQGLQYFEVLLDSIDGSHVVSDVSNKIERFLFQPHIEHMVLGKLQSPEPMPHWKSLYTAGGYSPVLFSNFAETQADCVVKRMQVHGFHIEKRQAALVLCWQNRELMTASAWKC, encoded by the coding sequence ATGAGAGGTATGGCATTTGAAGTTGCAGCAGCTTTTCCACCTTCTTTATTAGaaccaaataataataataacaataaattaaaagaaggCAGTTTTGGTAGCAATAATAATGAACCAATCTCAGTTCTTGACACCCGCCGGAGCCCCAGCCCATCCACCTCGACTTCCACACTATCTTCCTCCTTCAACGGCGGCGCAACCACCACCGCCAACACTACACCTTCACTAGGTGGAACCGATAACCCACAGAAATGGCCAGATTCTGTTCCTCAAGACATGGGTATTTCTGGGTATGTTTCGAATTTTTTGGCTAATGTTGATAATGGTCGGAAAGATGATTGGCCGGAGTTGCAGCCTATTCCGGCTGAATTTGAACTTCAACAACAAAGATTTGGTGTTGGTTTAGAAGATTGGGAAAATTTGTTATCTGAATCCAATGGGACACAAGATCAGTCTCTACGGTGGATTTCGGGTGACTTAGATGATACTAATTTAAGCCTTCAACAGCTTTTACAAAGTAACCAGATTGAACACAATGGACAAATCCAAGAAACTACTTTCGTTTCACATTTTTCGCCGCAAAACGCAAATTTCCTACCTTTTTGTAACCCTGATCAAAACCCACAACTGGTTTTAAACCAAACTCAGTTTCACCAGCATCCGGGTTTTCAAAAAGTTCCGGTTTTCCGTCAGAATGTTGAGAAAACGGCGGTTTGTGATGTTGGTTTTGTGAAAGATTCGGTTTCCAATTTGGGTTTTCAGAAAGGTTTGATATCGAATCCGGGTCATGAGTTGCTTAACAAGAAACCGTTGTTGGTTGCGAAACAAGAACCACCACACAGTGCGGTTTCTCCGGTTAACAataacaaccaccaccatcatcaccagTACCAGGTTATCTGTGACCAGCTATTCGCAGCGGCTGAGCTAATGCTATCTGGGAACTTCTCACACGCGCAAGGGATATTGGCGCGGCTCAATCACCAGTTTGCTTCGGCTTCAGCACCAAATAAGCCGTTTCAAAGGGcagctttttattttaaagaagcTTTGCAACTTCAACTTCAGTCTAATCTGAATCCAAATAAAAACGTTCAACCGTTTAATGGTATGTTCAAGATGGGTGCTTATAAAATGTTTTCTGAAGTTTCACCAATTATTCAGTTTATGAATTTCACTTCAAATCAGACTATTCTAGAAGCTATTGGTGATGCGAAAAACATTCATATCATTGATTTTGATATTGGGTTTGGTGCACAATGGTCTTCTTTCATTCAGGAACTGCCTACAAAAAACAATGGTGGTTGTTCATTGAAAATCACTGCTTTCGCTTCACCTTCAACGCATCACCCGATTGAACTTGCACTCATGCACGAAAACTTGTCACAATTTGCTCAAGAAATCGGGATCTCTTTCGAGCTTGAAGTTGTGAACTTTGATTCGTTTGATCCACGGTCGTTTTTGGTATCAGGAAACGAAACAATCGCTGTGAATTTCCCAATTTGGTCGGCTTTCACACACTTGGCTGCAATTCCATCGATTCTCCATTTCATTAAGCAACTTTCTCCAGCAATTGTGGTGTCACTTGATCGCGGTTGTGAAAGGACGGATCTACCCTTCCCACATTACCTTCTCCAAGGTCTCCAATACTTTGAGGTTTTATTGGATTCCATTGATGGTTCACATGTTGTTTCGGATGTGTCAAACAAGATTGAACGATTCCTATTTCAGCCACATATTGAACATATGGTGTTGGGTAAACTTCAATCACCCGAGCCAATGCCACACTGGAAGTCACTGTATACTGCCGGAGGGTACTCCCCTGTCCTTTTTAGCAACTTTGCAGAAACGCAAGCGGATTGTGTGGTAAAGAGGATGCAAGTTCATGGATTTCACATAGAAAAGAGGCAGGCGGCGCTTGTTCTTTGTTGGCAGAATCGCGAGCTGATGACGGCTTCAGCTTGGAAGTGTTGA
- the LOC122611208 gene encoding protein ROLLING AND ERECT LEAF 2, producing the protein MGATNSKVEDDKALQLCRERKKFVRRALDGRCSLADFHFTYIESLSIIGSTLRRFVEPAAAMESSLYTSTSATPEPHAFSFSSTMSHYVNPAGNRSPTPSPPTSSRFYASHMKTSGSFSRKVEEQPPVPVIVSVTTSSTPRTTTPPSMDEPETPPHMLPESQPWDFFGLPHPIDNEFSSQDVPELNHGLENYNDMHNLSEEKSPSRGSVSVEGQETDDEFDEPSTDRLVRSFENYNRSKDNDSGTGLHSMSSAESVTTETGNLNGGNSSQASPLKRKTSGFKNVTIPQDEKAEMVKEVPDYKSVPPKDFISSMREIEHLFVRASECGREVPRMLEANKLHFRPIFPGKETGSFSSKFIKACLACGDDPSQVQEEPAQSDTKYLTWHRSTSSRASSFRHDPNANTKETAEDVASSLFDNFCMNAGSHASTLDRLYAWEKKLYDEVKANEMLRKVYDQKRKLLRQLESSGEDSRRVDKTRAIVKDLHWRIGVAIQRIDSISRRIEDLRDKELHPQLEELIEGLRKMWEVMNECHKTQYLIISTLHKNTRTKISLQSDSHRQITIYLENELITLSSSFTKWIGAQKAYVQSLDGWLHKCAPPQQYTRKKRRQQPSLRDYGPPIYITCGFWLDRLDKLPTKEVADAIKDLAAEINHFLPRQEKSKGGRHHSLPNDPAGVNLLGEEALEDRIADFDRLRSCLEGFLEKLSKFSGLSVEMFTDLQKAIQDKKIVYARIHSQS; encoded by the exons ATGGGTGCAACGAACTCAAAAGTGGAAGACGATAAGGCTCTGCAACTATGTCGTGAGCGGAAAAAGTTTGTTAGACGAGCACTTGATGGAAGATGTTCACTTGCAGACTTTCATTTTACTTATATAGAGTCTTTATCCATTATCGGAAGTACGTTAAGGAGGTTTGTTGAACCTGCAGCTGCAATGGAATCATCTTTATATACTTCCACAAGTGCAACCCCGGAGCCCCATGCGTTCTCTTTCTCTTCAACCATGTCGCATTATGTAAATCCAGCTGGAAATAGATCCCCAACACCTTCCCCGCCAACTTCCAGTCGGTTTTATGCAAGTCATATGAAAACAAGTggttcattttctagaaaagttGAAGAACAACCACCTGTACCTGTAATTGTTTCTGTAACTACATCAAGTACACCAAGAACCACCACTCCGCCTTCCATGGATGAACCTGAAACCCCTCCTCACATGCTTCCTGAAAGTCAGCCGTGGGATTTTTTTGGTCTTCCCCATCCTATTGACAATGAATTTTCTTCACAGGATGTTCCGGAATTGAATCATGGGCTTGAAAATTACAATGACATGCACAATCTGAGTGAAGAAAAAAGTCCGTCTAGAGGGAGTGTGAGTGTTGAGGGTCAAGAAACCGATGACGAGTTTGATGAGCCATCTACAGATCGTCTGGTTCGAAGTTTTGAGAATTACAATAGGTCGAAAGATAATGATAGTGGCACTGGTTTACATTCCATGTCATCTGCTGAAAGCGTCACAACAGAAACTGGAAATTTGAACGGTGGTAATTCTTCTCAAGCGTCACCATTAAAGAGAAAAACTTCCGGTTTTAAGAATGTTACAATTCCTCAAGATGAAAAGGCGGAAATGGTAAAAGAAGTTCCTGATTACAAGTCGGTACCTCCTAAAGATTTTATTTCAAGCATGAGAGAGATCGAACATCTTTTTGTTAGAGCGTCCGAGTGCGGAAGAGAAGTTCCAAGAATGCTCGAAGCCAACAAACTTCACTTTCGTCCAATATTTCCAGGGAAAGAAA CTGGGTCATTCTCTTCAAAATTTATCAAGGCATGTCTGGCGTGCGGAGATGATCCAAGCCAAGTACAGGAAG AACCTGCTCAAAGTGACACCAAGTACTTGACATGGCATCGGTCAACATCGTCTCGTGCTTCATCCTTTAGGCATGATCCCAATGCCAACACCAAAGAAACTGCGGAGGATGTTGCCAGTAGCCTCTTTGATAACTTCTGCATGAATGCTGGAAGCCATGCTTCAACTTTGGATAGACTCTATGCATGGGAGAAGAAGCTTTATGACGAAGTTAAG GCAAATGAGATGCTCAGAAAGGTATATGATCAGAAGCGCAAACTTCTTAGGCAATTAGAATCCAGTGGAGAAGATAGCCGCAGGGTTGATAAAACTCGAGCAATTGTCAAGGATCTACACTGGAGAATTGGAGTTGCTATCCAGAGGATTGATTCAATATCAAGAAGGATTGAAGACCTAAGAGACAAAGAACTTCACCCACAACTTGAAGAATTGATCGAAGG GTTGAGGAAGATGTGGGAAGTAATGAATGAATGCCATAAGACTCAGTACCTTATCATAtcaacattacataaaaacACACGAACCAAAATCTCACTACAATCAGACTCACATCGCCAGATTACCATCTATCTTGAAAACGAATTGATCACCCTTTCATCAAGTTTTACAAAATGGATTGGAGCACAAAAAGCTTATGTTCAATCTTTAGACGGGTGGCTTCACAAATGTGCTCCTCCCCAACAATACACCAGGAAAAAAAGACGACAACAACCATCTTTAAGAGACTATGGCCCACCCATATACATCACTTGTGGTTTCTGGCTGGACAGGCTTGATAAGTTACCAACTAAAGAAGTTGCAGATGCCATAAAAGATTTAGCTGCTGAAATTAACCATTTCCTGCCCCGACAAGAAAAATCCAAAGGTGGTCGTCATCATTCATTGCCCAACGATCCTGCAGGGGTGAATTTGTTGGGGGAAGAAGCTTTGGAAGACCGAATTGCAGATTTTGATCGTTTAAGGTCATGCTTGGAGGGGTTTCTTGAAAAGTTAAGTAAGTTTTCAGGGTTGTCTGTGGAAATGTTTACTGACCTCCAAAAGGCCATTCAAGATAAGAAGATCGTGTATGCAAGAATTCACTCCCAATCTTAG